GTTGCAGCATAAAGGTCTCATATTCGAGGCGGTTAAACTGACGATTTAGCATCACTAATCCCAAGACGGTGCTGATCAGCATGGCTAAAGCAAAGCCGTAGCCATAGACCTCAGGCCCAAGCTGAATGGAGAGCTCGGTGAGCATCAAGTTAGCGAGGGTCATCACCGTCACTAGGGCCGTGGCCTGATAACGTTTATCTAAATAAAACATAACGTTGAGTATGGCCATTAGAATAACTTGCAAAGACACGCCGACTAAATCGACATACAGCAAGTGTAGATACGCGAGGTCTATTTTCAGCAGTGTGAGAATTTCTTCACTCCACAACAGCAGCAATGCGAGGGTGATCCCTTGCACTTTAAAAATTTGATATAAGCTGTCTTTGCAGTGCAATACCATTTGGTCTTTAAGTAAGTACACCGACTCCAAGGTGCCGCCTTCGCGCACCGTTTGGTAAAACCGCTCGTTCGAGGCGGCAAAGTCGGTCTCCATGTGCAGCATAAACACCGCCATGCCAGGAATAATGGCGAGGTATGCGATAAAAATTGGCAAATCATAAATATATGAGGCGCGGAACATATCGATAACGGCAAAAGACACCTCGGGGTGTAGCCAAAATACAAACTTATCTACCCACACCCCCAAGTTATAAAGCAACCCACATAAGGCGAGCGAGTAAAAAGCTTGCTTGCGATTTAAAAACTGAAAGGCGATAAGCGAACCGGCGCTGTAATTGCGTAAAATAAAAAAGAGTAAAACAAAGGTGATCAGCCCCTGACACGCGGCAAAGATCATCAATAGCCCCAAAATACCGTAAGGTGGCAGTAACCATGAAGCCAGCACCATCAGGGTGTAGCCAATCGCTAAGGTGGCGACAATCCGATAATACTGCTTCATACCGCTTAGGAATACGATGATTAACCACAGGTTGCACAGCACCACAAAGCCGCATAACAACGCCATTTTCACTGCTGCATCTAACGATGTATTGGCCAGTACCGCAATACCAATGGCTGTGCCAAGCGCCGAAACAATTAACATGCAGCCTAATAAATTTGGCGTTACCTTGTGATCTTTGCCTTCAAATAGCCGGTCGGAGATAAACCGTGTGAGTAGCAGTTGGAACATACCACTGAGGATCAGGGAGCCAGCCATCATGTAAGTGACTAGCACTAGGTACTGTATGATCAGAATGTTAGGGAACACTCGACCGATGCTTATCATACCGATGATCATCAGCGCTAAAATGGATAGCACCCAGGGCCCTGAGCCCACAACTGCCGCCAAGCCGTATGCTTCGAGGTAAGAGAGCAGGGTGTTTTTCTTTAATATTCGGCGTAGCTCAAAGCCTATTCCTGCCATGTCAAATGCTCCTCATACAGTGCTTGGTAGCGCTCATACATCGTATGTTCTTGATAATATGCTTGCACTCGGCGATAACCGTTATCACCCATTTGTCGCCAGCGCTGGTCATCTTCCAATAGCGCCAGCAAGGCCTCACTGGCTTGGTTGGGGTCGGCTATATTTGTTACATAGCCACAGCGTCCAAGTTGTTGGTCGTGTTCGTTCATACCTTCAAGAATTTCGCGGCATGAGCCAACTTCTGAGGCCACACAAGGGATACCTGCGGCCATGGCTTCAAGTAGCACCAGGGGTTGCGCCTCACTGATGGAGGTGAGCATACACACGCCAAGTTTGGGAAGAATTTCGGCAACATTTTGCATGCCCAAGAACAGCACGTTGTCTTGCAGCCCCAAGCTATTAACCAGCAGTTCGCACTCGCGAACATAGCTTGGATCTTCCTCGGTGGGACCAATGATCCACCCTTGTAGTTCTGGTTCGCTATTAAGGGCCACACGAATAGCACGAATAAACGTTTTAATATCCTTAATGGGCACCACGCGACCAATTAACCCCGCGACTTTAGGCGCCTGTTGCGGTCGCTTGGCGTAAGCCTCACTGAAGCGCTCCATACTGATACCGTTGACAATTACCCCGGTTTTATCGGCCGGTGCGCCGTCTTTTATTTGCCGCTGTCTATTGCCTTCATACAAAGCGACAATGCTATCTGCTTGGTCGTAGGCGGTACGCCCTAATTGCTCAAAAAAATCTATCCAGGTTTGCCGTGTTTGCTCCATTTTTTTATGGATACTGGTGTCCAGTGCACTGTGGCGGTCTTTGATCCAGCTTGCTTGAGTGAGATCGATTTTGCGCTCTTTGGTATAAATGCCGTGCTCGGTTAATAAATAAGGCACCTGCTGTTTTTGTTTTGCCAAGGCGCCGAGAAACCCCGCATAACCGGTCGAAATACTGTGAAATAGCCGCGCAGGGGGCAGGTTTTCAGCCACTTTGACTAAGGTGAATAGGGGGCTGTAAATGTTGCGAAAGGTCCAAAAGTAATCCACAAACGATTGGTTTTGCGCGTGTTGGAAATACAAATCAACAATCACATCCCAAGAGCGCTCGCTGTATAAAAAGTCATCATAACTTAGGCCATGCTTTTTACCCAAGTTAGCCAACAAGCCTTGTAAATGCTCACCATCTAAGGTTTGCTCTGGGTTTTTAAAACGTGAGATGACATTTTGCCAAAGGCTGAAGGCGGATTTTTTCCCGCGTCGAGCGCGCGGTGCCAGCAAGCCGTCTTTATCCATCAAGTAATGGGTCTCCATGCCGACCACATTGTCGGGCAAGGTGTAATGTTGCTGTTGATAAAAAGAGCGGCTCCCGCCTATAAATACAAGGTAAAAGTTAAGGTGGCTAAGGCCACTGATCAGCTGATGCACCCAGCTTGATACACCGCCGCGCACGTAAGGGTACGTGCCCTCTAACAATAAACACACATCAATACGCTTCACGACGCCAAAACTCCCTTAATTCATTTAGCGCGTCACCGGGTTCGGTGGGCAGGTGACTGACTAATAAAGCGGCATGATCGTAATCGCCCTGAGCAAAAGCGGCCTCGGCTAAATAGGGCGCCACTTGTTTTAATAACAGGCCGCGATGACGCGCTTTTTCTAGATACTGCGTGGCTAAATCATATTCTTGTAATTCCAGCAGCACCCGGCCGAGTTGTAACTCACTGCGCGGTGAAGGGGTGAGGGCTTCGGCTTGCAGTAGGTAACTTTTCGCTTGCTCTAAGTAGTGATTGCGCAGCGGCCCTTCAGCGATGCCAAGGTAGCATAGCTCCCAATACAGCTCAGCAATTTGAAAGTGCAATGAGGCTTGTGCGCCTTCGCTTAGTTTGTTTTTCAATGCGTCAATGTTGCGGTTGATACCAAATTCTATTTTTTCGATGGCGGCGTAGGCAAGTAAACGCACGTCATCGACCTTATCAGTCAGCGCTAACTTAAGCAGTGGCACCGCCACGCGCTCTGGTAAAAAGCGACAGGCATTGACCGCAATCAGGCGACGCTCATCGGAGGGATTAAACAACAAAATATCTTTCAGTGCGGCGGCACCAAATTGGCTTTGTTCTAATTGCTCTGGGTGCAGAGGTAATTCCAAGCTTTCGGAGCGCTCCCATAGTGCTGGCTGCTTTTTCTTCGGAAAATACAAGGCGACGATAAAAATCGTCGCCAACCCCAGCATACCGACCATGGGCATACTAAACGCAATGACAAAAATAAAGGTAATAGCACCGATAACGGGTTGTTTATAACGTCGCGGCAGCGCCAGCCAACACACTAAGGTGAAGGTTCCCGCAGCGGCGCCGTGGCTGGCAGCATAACTTAACCAGCCGAGCAGGCTAAGGTCTTGCTCGCCGAGTAGGTAAAGGCTTGCCGACTCAAAGAGAATCGTTTGAAGAATCAGCCAAATCTTCATCGAACGCTCCTAAGTCTTCGAGCAAGGTATTTACCTGCTGGTATTGCTCAAATACCAACAGCGGACCAAATACGTCTAAATCGCCTTCGGCAATGGGAGCATTATTGGCAAGGATACTGCGGATCCGCTGCACAAATTGCTCTGCTTCCATCACTGTGGTCATCGGTAACAGCACGCACAATGCTTGGCGGCCATCTTCTCGCTCGCAAGACCAGTAAATATCGGCACCACGGCGAAAATCGGTAACATGTTCTAAATCGAGATGTTGCCCTTCACTGTTGTCGTAAAACACCACCATGGCGCTATCTGCACCGTAATGGCGCTTATACCACAGTTGGTTTTCCAAATACTGGCGGAACAGTTGGCGTTGTTCGGGTTTGAGAATGGGTGCGAACAACTGGTGTGACATAAAGTTGGCAATATAACCGGCCAGTAATGCAATCAGGGCAATATTACTTTGCGTGAGGGACACAAACTTGACCTTCTCTGCAAGCACCACCCCTTGTAGCTCGCCGCTGACATCAACCAGGGGGATCACCAACTGATAATTGAGATTATACTCATCGCTGTCGATAAAGTTCGCCGGAGAAAGTACAGCCTTGGAGGTGTACACATCTTGCAGCATTAAATCATCTGCGATAAGGGCGTGTTCACTGCCAATGGTGGCCAGGGCGCCGGGCACCAGCTTGCCGTCACGTATTTCGTATAAGCCTGCTTGATACATGGTAATCACATCAGCAAATACTTGGAGGCTCTTTTGGGCCAAGTTGGCAAGGCGATTTTCCGCATGGCCGGAGGCCGCTTGTTGGAGTAGTTGAATGCCAGTACGTAGGCTCATTTGTTTACCGGCGGCGCGCTGCTCAAGCTGGTCGTGGGATATCTTCAATAAATGGTAATTTTGCGTAAAGCTTTTTAGCTTTTGTTCCATATAGCGGTGGTTTAGCTCAAAGCGCTGGTTGATATCATGCCAGTGATCGCGAAATTCGCCCACCAACATGGTCACCACTGCTGTGCCCACAGACACAGATAGGCTAATTGATACTTCGGTGGCGATAAAATTATCGACCACACCGACACTCACAAGTAACAGCACGAAGCTCATCATTCCGCGACCAAACCCGTAGCGCAGGGCGATGACAAGGGGCCCCAACATCGGCCAATAAAAGTAATCAGTGGCGTGTTCATGAGCGAGGCTGGCTTGATACACCCAGATGCTCAGGGCAATAAAGGTGATAAAGACCAGTTCAAACCAGGCGATAGGCTGGTGGTCACTGCCAAAAAGCAGGCGCCTGATAACGGCATTGAGGCCACGACGTTTACTGTGAGGCATAGCGCGACTAATCCCAGTCTAATTCATCAATCAGGGTATCGATGGCCTCAAGTGCGACCTGCGAGAGCGACTCACGGCCCCATCCTGTTTTTGATGTGGAACCACGCCAAAGTTCATTGCCACTGCTATCTGCAAGGGTCAGTGTCAGCCCCACAGCTGGCTCACCATCCAAGCCATACTTATATTGCCATTCTTGTACTGAACCAGACATCACATAGCCCGGCTGTTGTTCACTCAGCCACCGCTGTGCCTCTTGATTACGCTGGGCAGGCTCAAGGCTCGCCTGTAAATCACCCACTTGTTGCTTGGGGTAGAGTGTTACCTTCAACCCTTGCTCAGCAAGTGCAGATGCCAGCAGTTGCTCGGCCTGAGCCTGCGCCATGGGCATATTTGACTGATTTGCCAAGGGCATAATATAAACCTGTTGATTGGCGCTGAGCGTCGGGCTTTCACCGGCATAGTGCGTTGCGCAACCACTGAGTATGAAGGCCAAAGCCAATGCCATTATTGTTTTCATCATTTTATCCTCACATCAAAAGTCGATAAAGTATCCCACGTTGAGTGTTAAGCTCTCACGGCCATTTTGGTCGGCACTTTGCCACACACCCTTTATGAAAAATTCATCATTGCCAAATGCTTGCACACCCAGCCCTACGTTAGCCGAATAATCGACGCGTTGCTCAATAAAGTTATAACCCACGGCAGTATCAAGCCAATAGCGCATACCTGGGGTGTTTCGTCCAGGCTGTGAGACTTCACCACGCAGCAACGATTGGCCCAACGCTAAACGTCGGTATTTAGGGGTTAGAAAATCCACAGCTCTAACTGGCTCTGGGCGCTGCAAGTGTGCTGTTAATCGCTGTAATGGCCGCTCGTCCAAGGTATTCTCCTGGTGGTCATATTGCGCAAACACCTGCCAACTTGGAGTAAAGTTGAATTGCTCACTCAGACGCACGCTGCTTTGCCATTGTTGACCGATAGGCTCACCAAAATCGGAATGAAATAGCGCCCGCGAAATATTTATATTTACTTGCTCGTAGCGCGTTGGCTGCCAGCTCAGTTGATAGGCGAGCCTATCCTCATTGCCGAACATGTAGAGATTTTCACTTTGCTGCGAGGGCATGCTGTGACGCACACTCAAGGTGTGGCTTAGACGTCTATCTGATTGCCACGTTGCGCTTGCATGCTGACCAAATACCGTGTTGGTATCGCGCTCGCTAATGGCAATACCAAAGTGCAGGTCTTGCCAACTCGGTCGAGCGCGTATCCGCCAATCTAGATTCACACTCTGGTCTTGGTAATGATCGATTAGGGTTGAGGCGGGGTCGCCGCTATCATGTTGATAAGAGAGCGCCATATGACCATCGCCTAAAGGACGATAATAGCTAAGCTGCTCTGTGCTTAGCTGCCACGTATCAAGCAGACTATGTTCAAAACGCACACCATGAGCATGGCGGTCGTGTTGGGCTGCTAAAAAGCGTTGCAATGGTGCTAAATCTTGTTTGGCGACACCACCATTAAGGGCTTGTTGGCCCAGTTGCCATGCGGCAAAATTATCACCTAATAGCGAGAGTGCTGTGGCCCGCTCAGTGGCGGTCAGTGTTGTTGATTGGTAAGCCAAAGTACGCGCTTGCGAGTGGTTGCGCTGTGCCAGCGCTAAAGACAATAAAATGCTGTCATTGAACTGCTCGGAAGCGATGACTTGATGGGCTTGTAACAAGGCTATCTTTTGTAAGGCTCCAAGCGTTGGGTCGCTAAACAAGGCATTGATATCAGCGCCACCGTTGCCTTGGTGCAGATGCCAATTGAGCTGTGCGCTGGCATAGGCGGGCGATACTAAGGTGCGCAGCAATGATACGTAGCTAATTTCGCCGTCCTGGAGGGCGCGAAGCTCAGCACTTAATTGTGTGAGCACTTGCACGCGCAAGCGTTGAGCCTGCGCTAAAGCACCTTGGTTTTGCAACAGCGAAGCCCAGGCTAATTTATCAGCGGCGGTGCTTAACTTGGCGTTATCTAACTTGCGATACCAGCTATCAGCATGAGTATATTCGCCCAGTTGCTGCGCCGCATAAGCTAACGCTTGATACATGGACGCAGTTTGCTGGTTGTGTGGTGCTAAATACCAGTACAACTCACGCAGCCATGGGGTGTCTTGACTGTCTATCGCCAGCCACAATGCACTTTGTTGCACGTTCGGGTTATGCGGGTACTGGGTGAGTAATGTACTTAGCAGCTCTTTGGCGCGAGTATGGTGTTTTTTATACATGGCTAAACGCACGCGCAATAGCTGCACGGATAAGCGTTTATCGCCACTGTGATCGGCTGTTAAGGCGTCGCTGGCACGTTTTATCAGTGCTGCATTTTGCTCGCTGAGGCCATATTCTAGGAGATGATTGAGCACCACAATGCTTTTTGTTTGCGCATAATAAAGCCACAAGGTATCTAGGCTTTGTTGGTCTAGCTTATTGTGGGTGGCAATCAGTAAGTAGGGGTCCAAACTGGTATCGCCTCGATGCACACGAGCACGCTGAAAACGCTGTTGTAATGGCCTGTTTGCGATATAGGTCGCCAGCTCTTGTAAGTTGGTAAGCTGCTCTACATCTAAGGCTTCTTCATCGCTGTATCGATAAAGTAGCATCAGTGCCTTATCTACCTCGCCAATCGCGACAAAGCTTTGCGCAAAGTAATTCAAGTTGATGTAGTCGTATGTCGGCTCAAGCGGCAAAGTTGCCCACAAGGCCGTGGCTTGCTTTGGTGCGCCGACAAAATTATAAAAACGCGCGAGTTGGAACCAATAAAACTCTCGAGCTGGAAAGCGCTGATGCAGCGTTTGCAAATGCGTGAGGGTCGTTTGTGCGCCTAGGGCTTTGTCACTGAAGTCGACCCATTGTTTAAGGGTGCTATCATCGAGCTCGTCTTTGAGTGCTAGCTGATAGTAAAAGTCGCTCAAAGCAAATAGGTCACTCTCTGCTAAAGCTTCACTGACACCTTGCCACAGAAGGGCTTTGTCAGGTTGCGTGGCAATAATTTGCTTTGCAAGTACCAGCGCACTGGCGGTATCGCCCAGCCAAAGATAGTAATCATGAAGTTGGCGCTTATCGGCTAAAGTAGGTGCAACACTCAAAACTTTAGCAAGCCACACTGCGGCTTGTTCAATATCACCCACCTCAGCAAAGCGTTCACTGGCCTGGCGCCAATCAGCGGGATCAGTACTTTGTTTGGCCTTACTCGCACTTATTTGGGCTGCTAACGTTGGCTTGTTGGCGGCCCGTAAAAAATTAATACTCAACTGCAAACAGGTGTTGTCACACTGATGCTGATGGCGGCGAATAAGCGCCTCACCTTGTTGCCAGTGTTGTTGGGCGCTATATAACCCAAGTAACTGCTCAAAGTGCGCATCTGAGGGTTGTTGCTCGTACAAGGCTTGGCTGTGAAAAATAGCCCGCTCTTTAAGCCCCGCCTGCAACGCTAAAGACAATAAAGCCTGATGTTCACCTTGTTGTTGACTTAGCAACTGATAAGCAAGGCGAGGCTCGCCTATTTGCAAGGCATAGCTGGCAAAGTGTTGGCGTTGTGATGAGTTGAGCTCTGGCACTAGGGCGTTTAAATAATCGATTAATTGTCTGCGCGCCGTTGGGTCTTGGCGCTGTATCAGTCGCAGTAGGCTGTCGGCGTAGAGCGTTTGCGCTTGCGCAAGTAAAGCGGAGTCGGCAAATTTAGTTAGCGGTGTTAGCTGGGCCAAGCTTTGATGATATTGATCGAGCTTGAAATGCTGCTTTGCGAGGGTTAAATCCAGTTTTAAACTCGGTACTTGGTTGCTTTTAAGCACGTTCAAGAAGGCGATGGCCACAGTGGGGTCTTGCGCGTCTTCAAGCATGTCAATCAGCAGAGCGCGATTGGGTTGCAGTATCCACAACAGCGCCAACGTTACCGTTGCAAGGGTGATCAGCGCACGACGACTCATCAACACGATACGCTTGTCGCCGCGAGGGTCGCCCTTGGTGTGAATACGCGCTGGCGGGTTCATCGTTATTGACCCTGCCCCGGGCAATGGAGCTCAACATGGTAGCGTCCACGCTTAGAGCTGCGAATTGTCCATTGATTAGCTGCTTTATCAAGTGTAAGCGCGGGGTCGCTGAGCTTGTTTACTTGGCATGAAACGACATTATCTAACGTTAGTTGCAAATCACGATGAGCCAGCACCGTAAAGCGTAACCTCTCTCCTTGCCATTGCCAGTGCTCAATCACCGCGTTGGCTTTAGCTAAATAGGCACGGTTAGAAAACGCCGCCGTATCGCCTTGGCTAAGCGATAAAGTTGAGCGTGGCTGTACTAAGGTGATGTAGTTGCCATCCGGGCCTGGGGTGACCCCCGCGATGCCTTCACTGTCACCATCTGGCAGTTGATTGCTAGCGATACGCAACGATTTTACGCCGGTACTGGTAATATGCCAGTTATCATCATCAATGGCGCGAGCCACCCCAGTTTCATAAAGCGTGCGCGCACGGTGGGCGTATTCGCTTAAGTACAGTGGTGTTAATTCGTGCTTCTCTACCCAATCATAGAGGTGATCTAATGCGCCTAAAGAAGCAGGATAAACCCCGGAATACATATGGTAGTAAATGCTCACAGGCTTTAAGCGTCGTGGCGCACCGAGTAATTCAAAGGTTTCACTAGCACGGGCAAAGCCTCGGTAGTTTTCAGTCCACAGCTCTGTGTAGAGGTTTTCGTTCATCACCGCAGCGTAGACTTGAATGCCGTCTTTATACCAGTTTAGGTGTGGGTATACTTGGGCAATAGAGTAGTTGTCGTTGAGTACATAGGTGTTGCCGCCATTGACGTTGTATAAATCGAGTTGCCTGGTTTTAGCAATGACATCGGCGGTTGGGTCGGCCATGCCAGACCACAAGAACACCTCCACTTGCTTATGTTTAGGGGCTAGATGCTCGTTGATATAACGCACACTGCCAAACACTTCACGGTCATAATCAAGGGTGTAATTGGGGACCGGTAAGGAATCACCATAGAGCTTTTCTTTCGCATCAATACGGTCGTCCCAAAAGAAAGGGTGGCTAAAGGTGTGCGAAGCAATTTCAACGTTATCAAGCGCGAAGGTTTGCCGCGCTATTTCCTCTAGCTCATTGGCAATGTCAGGGTATAAGCCATGAGGAGCAACTTCCGCTTCAACCACTGAAACCGTATGGGGGAGGGGCGATTTTTTCAGCACATTATTGAGTATTGATGCGCCAGCATAGGGGCGCCCAGGAAGCCAAGCGACTGAGGGGAAACCATCGCCATCGATGTGCGCGGTAACGATGCGCAGCCCGGATTCTGTGGTGACATCGGGCACCGGAATAGCAGCAAGAGAAAACAGTGGCATTAGGTGCGCAAATGGCTCTAGTGGCCAACGGTTGCGATCGCCTATTAACTCTTGGACCGTCAGAGGTTCAAGAAACAGCCCACCCCAGGGCATACGCGCTACGCCCACGCCCGTATTGCCTTGGCTATCATTAATGCTCACTAACGCCGGTGTGCGTGAATCAGTTAACTGATATCGAGGAAATTGTTTGGGCGCAGCATGGGGCATGGGGTAGGTGAGCTTGGCTCCGCTACTTTCAAGCGCGCCGATGTAACTGCCGTTTTCACGTATCCCTAAACGCGCTAGCAAGGCTTCATCATCGGGAAGCTCACCGATAATGACTGTTGGCCGCTGAGAAATACTGCGCAGTAGCAGCTGTTGAGCATCTAAATGCTGATAACTGGCTTGGGGGAGCCAAAACGCGACGCCGGCGAACCGATTCAAGTCAAGTTGTGAAAGGCGACCATCACGAATATCAACGCATTGGGGAACATAGCCTTGATACTCAATTAAGGTGGCTAAATATTTATGACACGCAGACTGTTTTTTTAGCACTACGCTCGAGTCATAGACCCCCAGTACTCGCCGACGAACAGGGTAGTGCAAAGAGACCCCAAACTGCTGTAA
This Pseudoalteromonas ruthenica DNA region includes the following protein-coding sequences:
- the pelF gene encoding GT4 family glycosyltransferase PelF; protein product: MKRIDVCLLLEGTYPYVRGGVSSWVHQLISGLSHLNFYLVFIGGSRSFYQQQHYTLPDNVVGMETHYLMDKDGLLAPRARRGKKSAFSLWQNVISRFKNPEQTLDGEHLQGLLANLGKKHGLSYDDFLYSERSWDVIVDLYFQHAQNQSFVDYFWTFRNIYSPLFTLVKVAENLPPARLFHSISTGYAGFLGALAKQKQQVPYLLTEHGIYTKERKIDLTQASWIKDRHSALDTSIHKKMEQTRQTWIDFFEQLGRTAYDQADSIVALYEGNRQRQIKDGAPADKTGVIVNGISMERFSEAYAKRPQQAPKVAGLIGRVVPIKDIKTFIRAIRVALNSEPELQGWIIGPTEEDPSYVRECELLVNSLGLQDNVLFLGMQNVAEILPKLGVCMLTSISEAQPLVLLEAMAAGIPCVASEVGSCREILEGMNEHDQQLGRCGYVTNIADPNQASEALLALLEDDQRWRQMGDNGYRRVQAYYQEHTMYERYQALYEEHLTWQE
- a CDS encoding tetratricopeptide repeat protein, which encodes MNPPARIHTKGDPRGDKRIVLMSRRALITLATVTLALLWILQPNRALLIDMLEDAQDPTVAIAFLNVLKSNQVPSLKLDLTLAKQHFKLDQYHQSLAQLTPLTKFADSALLAQAQTLYADSLLRLIQRQDPTARRQLIDYLNALVPELNSSQRQHFASYALQIGEPRLAYQLLSQQQGEHQALLSLALQAGLKERAIFHSQALYEQQPSDAHFEQLLGLYSAQQHWQQGEALIRRHQHQCDNTCLQLSINFLRAANKPTLAAQISASKAKQSTDPADWRQASERFAEVGDIEQAAVWLAKVLSVAPTLADKRQLHDYYLWLGDTASALVLAKQIIATQPDKALLWQGVSEALAESDLFALSDFYYQLALKDELDDSTLKQWVDFSDKALGAQTTLTHLQTLHQRFPAREFYWFQLARFYNFVGAPKQATALWATLPLEPTYDYINLNYFAQSFVAIGEVDKALMLLYRYSDEEALDVEQLTNLQELATYIANRPLQQRFQRARVHRGDTSLDPYLLIATHNKLDQQSLDTLWLYYAQTKSIVVLNHLLEYGLSEQNAALIKRASDALTADHSGDKRLSVQLLRVRLAMYKKHHTRAKELLSTLLTQYPHNPNVQQSALWLAIDSQDTPWLRELYWYLAPHNQQTASMYQALAYAAQQLGEYTHADSWYRKLDNAKLSTAADKLAWASLLQNQGALAQAQRLRVQVLTQLSAELRALQDGEISYVSLLRTLVSPAYASAQLNWHLHQGNGGADINALFSDPTLGALQKIALLQAHQVIASEQFNDSILLSLALAQRNHSQARTLAYQSTTLTATERATALSLLGDNFAAWQLGQQALNGGVAKQDLAPLQRFLAAQHDRHAHGVRFEHSLLDTWQLSTEQLSYYRPLGDGHMALSYQHDSGDPASTLIDHYQDQSVNLDWRIRARPSWQDLHFGIAISERDTNTVFGQHASATWQSDRRLSHTLSVRHSMPSQQSENLYMFGNEDRLAYQLSWQPTRYEQVNINISRALFHSDFGEPIGQQWQSSVRLSEQFNFTPSWQVFAQYDHQENTLDERPLQRLTAHLQRPEPVRAVDFLTPKYRRLALGQSLLRGEVSQPGRNTPGMRYWLDTAVGYNFIEQRVDYSANVGLGVQAFGNDEFFIKGVWQSADQNGRESLTLNVGYFIDF
- a CDS encoding endo alpha-1,4 polygalactosaminidase, giving the protein MTKCKFVFTVVVALVVSGLIAQPTRAVASTHYEQSIAFYYGEVDSVRELISYQRVVVSPEQLSKRQLQQLKNANTQVYAYLSVGEYLGADTRLLDAASMGRNSAWQAEIMDAASPVWRQHLQQQTERYQRQGFSGVFLDTLDSYQLALPREQHASQQQALVSLVDNIATSLPVMLNRGFELVDKLAQPPQAVVAESLMYGFDITKNDYTRQSDSDIQWLRAKLEHIEGLGIEAIVIDYLPAGVEARVAAAKEIAALGFTPYVSDGLLQQFGVSLHYPVRRRVLGVYDSSVVLKKQSACHKYLATLIEYQGYVPQCVDIRDGRLSQLDLNRFAGVAFWLPQASYQHLDAQQLLLRSISQRPTVIIGELPDDEALLARLGIRENGSYIGALESSGAKLTYPMPHAAPKQFPRYQLTDSRTPALVSINDSQGNTGVGVARMPWGGLFLEPLTVQELIGDRNRWPLEPFAHLMPLFSLAAIPVPDVTTESGLRIVTAHIDGDGFPSVAWLPGRPYAGASILNNVLKKSPLPHTVSVVEAEVAPHGLYPDIANELEEIARQTFALDNVEIASHTFSHPFFWDDRIDAKEKLYGDSLPVPNYTLDYDREVFGSVRYINEHLAPKHKQVEVFLWSGMADPTADVIAKTRQLDLYNVNGGNTYVLNDNYSIAQVYPHLNWYKDGIQVYAAVMNENLYTELWTENYRGFARASETFELLGAPRRLKPVSIYYHMYSGVYPASLGALDHLYDWVEKHELTPLYLSEYAHRARTLYETGVARAIDDDNWHITSTGVKSLRIASNQLPDGDSEGIAGVTPGPDGNYITLVQPRSTLSLSQGDTAAFSNRAYLAKANAVIEHWQWQGERLRFTVLAHRDLQLTLDNVVSCQVNKLSDPALTLDKAANQWTIRSSKRGRYHVELHCPGQGQ
- the pelG gene encoding exopolysaccharide Pel transporter PelG codes for the protein MAGIGFELRRILKKNTLLSYLEAYGLAAVVGSGPWVLSILALMIIGMISIGRVFPNILIIQYLVLVTYMMAGSLILSGMFQLLLTRFISDRLFEGKDHKVTPNLLGCMLIVSALGTAIGIAVLANTSLDAAVKMALLCGFVVLCNLWLIIVFLSGMKQYYRIVATLAIGYTLMVLASWLLPPYGILGLLMIFAACQGLITFVLLFFILRNYSAGSLIAFQFLNRKQAFYSLALCGLLYNLGVWVDKFVFWLHPEVSFAVIDMFRASYIYDLPIFIAYLAIIPGMAVFMLHMETDFAASNERFYQTVREGGTLESVYLLKDQMVLHCKDSLYQIFKVQGITLALLLLWSEEILTLLKIDLAYLHLLYVDLVGVSLQVILMAILNVMFYLDKRYQATALVTVMTLANLMLTELSIQLGPEVYGYGFALAMLISTVLGLVMLNRQFNRLEYETFMLQR
- a CDS encoding PelD GGDEF domain-containing protein; amino-acid sequence: MPHSKRRGLNAVIRRLLFGSDHQPIAWFELVFITFIALSIWVYQASLAHEHATDYFYWPMLGPLVIALRYGFGRGMMSFVLLLVSVGVVDNFIATEVSISLSVSVGTAVVTMLVGEFRDHWHDINQRFELNHRYMEQKLKSFTQNYHLLKISHDQLEQRAAGKQMSLRTGIQLLQQAASGHAENRLANLAQKSLQVFADVITMYQAGLYEIRDGKLVPGALATIGSEHALIADDLMLQDVYTSKAVLSPANFIDSDEYNLNYQLVIPLVDVSGELQGVVLAEKVKFVSLTQSNIALIALLAGYIANFMSHQLFAPILKPEQRQLFRQYLENQLWYKRHYGADSAMVVFYDNSEGQHLDLEHVTDFRRGADIYWSCEREDGRQALCVLLPMTTVMEAEQFVQRIRSILANNAPIAEGDLDVFGPLLVFEQYQQVNTLLEDLGAFDEDLADSSNDSL